A part of Streptomyces sp. DSM 40750 genomic DNA contains:
- a CDS encoding NF041680 family putative transposase, which translates to MSLLPDAVRREAFAEASRFRGEFYECLTARRDELFELADAVLCADGAVKSPVDLTLLPEHRRGHGAMYGGLNHGRIDVDRLRTVLAGLPLPRFDGGRLVLAVDVSPWLRSDAPCSAERLFCHVYGRAKTASQFIPGWPYSFVAVLEPGATSWTAILDAVRLGPTDDATAITAAQLRGVVERLIAAGQWQAGNPAIVIVSDAGYDVTRLAWVLRDLPVEMVGRVRSDRVMRLPKPPRMHGVNGRPPKHGPEFRFTKPETWPEPAITTVTDTTNYGKAETQAWDRVHPRLTHRSSWLDHDGELPLVEGTLMRLKVEHLSKDRDAPPVWLWSSKTGATPDDVDRFWQAFLRRFDLEHTFRFAKQTLGWTTPKLRTPEAADRWTWILIVAHTQLRLTRPLAADLRRPWEKPTASDRLTPARVRRGFRNIRAHLACPARVPKPRGAGPGRPPGAKNKHRAPRYDVGKTVKRPETLKAIGKPGRSW; encoded by the coding sequence GTGAGTCTGCTGCCTGATGCTGTCCGGAGGGAAGCGTTCGCGGAAGCGTCACGCTTCCGGGGCGAGTTCTACGAGTGTCTGACCGCCCGGCGCGACGAGTTGTTCGAGCTGGCAGACGCGGTGCTGTGTGCGGACGGTGCTGTGAAGTCCCCGGTGGACTTGACGCTGTTGCCCGAGCATCGTCGTGGGCACGGAGCGATGTACGGCGGCCTGAACCACGGCCGGATCGACGTCGACCGGCTGCGGACGGTGCTGGCCGGCCTGCCGCTGCCGCGTTTCGATGGCGGGCGCCTGGTCCTGGCGGTCGACGTGTCGCCGTGGCTCCGCTCGGACGCCCCGTGCTCGGCAGAGCGCCTGTTCTGCCACGTCTACGGTCGCGCGAAGACTGCGTCGCAGTTCATCCCGGGCTGGCCCTACTCCTTCGTGGCCGTGCTGGAGCCGGGCGCCACGTCCTGGACCGCGATCCTGGACGCGGTCCGGCTCGGACCGACGGACGACGCGACGGCGATCACCGCCGCCCAGCTACGAGGTGTCGTCGAGCGGCTCATTGCCGCGGGCCAGTGGCAGGCCGGGAACCCGGCCATCGTGATCGTCAGCGACGCCGGCTACGACGTCACCCGCCTGGCCTGGGTCCTGCGCGATCTGCCGGTCGAGATGGTCGGCCGCGTCCGCTCCGACCGCGTGATGCGGCTGCCGAAGCCACCGAGGATGCACGGCGTCAACGGCCGGCCGCCCAAGCACGGTCCGGAGTTCCGCTTCACCAAGCCGGAGACCTGGCCCGAGCCCGCGATCACCACGGTCACTGACACCACCAACTACGGCAAGGCCGAGACCCAGGCATGGGACCGGGTCCACCCCCGACTCACTCACCGTTCCTCATGGCTTGACCATGATGGTGAACTTCCCCTGGTCGAGGGAACGTTGATGCGGTTGAAGGTCGAGCATCTGTCGAAGGACCGGGATGCCCCGCCGGTGTGGTTATGGTCCTCCAAGACCGGCGCCACACCGGACGACGTGGACCGCTTCTGGCAGGCATTTCTCCGCCGCTTCGACCTGGAGCACACCTTCCGCTTCGCGAAGCAGACCCTGGGCTGGACCACCCCGAAGCTCCGCACCCCCGAAGCCGCGGACCGCTGGACCTGGATCCTGATCGTCGCCCACACCCAGCTCCGGCTCACCCGGCCCCTCGCCGCGGACCTCCGCCGGCCCTGGGAGAAACCCACCGCCTCCGACCGGCTCACCCCGGCCCGGGTCCGCCGAGGGTTCAGGAACATCCGCGCTCACCTCGCCTGCCCGGCCCGTGTTCCCAAACCCCGAGGAGCCGGCCCCGGAAGGCCACCCGGTGCCAAGAACAAGCACCGGGCACCCCGCTACGACGTCGGCAAGACCGTCAAACGCCCCGAGACCCTCAAGGCCATCGGCAAGCCCGGAAGATCTTGGTAG
- a CDS encoding caspase, EACC1-associated type → MHDLTYSASRAVLVGAGTFTTLDDLPAVRANIPGLKALLGDPVLHLSAESCTTLMDPASTREVSAAVRTAAQEATHTLLVYYAGHGLIDPGTGLLHLAVPDSDRDSVFDTAVPYEWIKRSIETSPAARRIVILDCCYSARAFGVQSESVAALAEIDGTYLIAAAAETAVALSPPGEPYTAFTAEFLDLLRSGVSSPAEFLDLDTVFDQLTRRLQAKDRPRPQSLCRNSLGSWPFARNNAYQPAPDGETAVLDVARALDATRTVSAAVLVAQIGELSEHRPATVAEMVQTALQHRAVSDLVPLLVALYRSGHQRHVEAALPALVAARTIEENTDLLEGLLGTSAEDGVVELLRLSAELKSAADTARLATALIRAGLREHTTVLLSVFAVTRGIDDVLAMTGLACGDELDGPLDDVMRTIAEHRPIADVITLFQDLYRAPHPLHALDLITSAARCRTATDTAEMITSLYRDGYERIAEDIFHTGIGDRGPEHTAELIAVLQVLRLTEAAALGRRLAVRAGTVADISQLITHLQAVGQHQHALAAALEAARLRSGAEFVEISRALEVFSNRQGLPALLDEAVRISSPDDVAHLIRVLDEEGLSDDAAQVFWDTVRDRPPGHAGRMLNHLHREGSRFTDEQTLRTLWRARTPIDIAFLARALDTGLPGKVGLVCDIDDRSVTDVAALIAALETLSVGILANRVLDAVVHDWDHHRQAHLVIALEERSLTGCAQRLEQGARGSRTFTEALAGLRSAQKETVWQALTFWWPRDGWHGRTGRTHRTPSPHDHALYIVKDDDTVYSIAVRYGVRWAAIVEANDLPIPFTLRPGQQLRIPFQNDGNRFVPPEFPRRLVPGRTHPSARELQAALKQAGYMPTWVVDSDHYGVATSQAVARFNSEHRLSQNPHGRSDPVISHRGWDLLHRIAHGKRSHAYGITDDLDVPPRQIWSGTPGDDDQDQLEVELEVGPEFEESSADADQLPETMWYPP, encoded by the coding sequence ATGCATGATCTGACGTATTCCGCGTCAAGAGCGGTACTGGTCGGGGCCGGCACGTTCACGACGCTGGACGATCTCCCGGCGGTGCGGGCGAACATACCCGGCCTGAAAGCGCTGCTGGGCGATCCCGTGCTGCATCTGAGTGCCGAGTCCTGCACGACACTGATGGATCCGGCCTCCACACGAGAGGTGTCCGCCGCTGTCCGAACGGCCGCGCAGGAGGCCACTCACACCCTCTTGGTCTATTACGCCGGCCACGGACTGATCGACCCGGGGACCGGCCTGCTGCATCTGGCCGTCCCCGACAGCGACCGTGATTCCGTCTTCGACACAGCAGTCCCCTACGAGTGGATCAAACGTTCGATCGAGACGAGTCCGGCCGCCCGCCGGATCGTGATACTCGACTGCTGTTACAGCGCGCGTGCCTTCGGTGTGCAGTCCGAGTCGGTCGCGGCGCTGGCGGAGATCGACGGCACCTACCTGATCGCGGCGGCGGCCGAGACCGCCGTGGCGCTCTCCCCGCCGGGCGAGCCCTACACGGCCTTCACCGCCGAATTCCTGGACCTGCTGCGCAGTGGCGTCTCTTCACCGGCGGAATTCCTGGATCTCGACACCGTGTTCGACCAACTCACCCGACGTCTGCAGGCCAAGGACCGCCCTCGACCACAGAGCCTGTGCCGCAACAGCCTGGGATCGTGGCCCTTCGCCCGTAACAACGCCTACCAGCCGGCTCCGGACGGCGAGACCGCGGTCCTGGACGTGGCCCGCGCCCTGGACGCCACCCGTACGGTCTCCGCAGCGGTGCTCGTCGCCCAGATCGGCGAATTGAGCGAGCACCGTCCCGCCACCGTGGCAGAGATGGTCCAGACGGCCCTGCAGCACCGCGCGGTCTCCGACCTCGTGCCGCTGCTCGTGGCTCTCTATCGGAGCGGGCATCAGCGCCACGTGGAGGCCGCCCTGCCCGCCCTCGTGGCCGCGCGCACCATCGAGGAGAACACCGACCTACTCGAGGGACTCCTCGGCACGTCGGCCGAGGACGGCGTGGTGGAACTACTGCGGCTGTCGGCCGAACTGAAGTCCGCCGCAGACACCGCGCGCCTGGCCACCGCCCTGATCCGCGCCGGTCTGCGTGAGCACACCACCGTGCTGCTCTCCGTGTTCGCCGTGACGCGCGGCATCGACGATGTCCTCGCCATGACCGGCCTGGCATGCGGAGACGAACTCGACGGCCCTCTCGATGACGTGATGCGCACTATCGCGGAACACCGACCCATCGCGGACGTCATCACTCTCTTCCAGGACCTCTACCGTGCCCCGCACCCTCTCCACGCGCTGGATCTGATCACTTCGGCGGCCCGGTGCCGCACGGCCACCGACACCGCCGAAATGATCACCTCGCTTTACCGGGACGGATACGAGCGGATCGCCGAGGACATCTTCCACACCGGGATCGGAGACCGCGGCCCCGAACACACCGCTGAACTCATCGCCGTCCTGCAAGTACTGCGTCTCACCGAAGCTGCCGCCCTCGGTCGCCGCCTCGCTGTCCGTGCTGGCACCGTCGCGGACATCAGCCAGCTCATCACCCACCTGCAGGCAGTGGGACAGCACCAGCACGCGCTGGCGGCTGCCCTGGAAGCCGCTAGGCTGCGCAGCGGTGCGGAGTTCGTCGAGATCAGCCGTGCGCTGGAGGTTTTCTCCAACCGCCAGGGGCTGCCCGCGCTTCTCGACGAAGCGGTGCGTATCTCCTCGCCCGACGACGTCGCCCACCTCATCAGGGTCCTGGACGAGGAAGGCCTGAGCGACGACGCCGCACAAGTCTTCTGGGACACCGTGCGAGACCGTCCGCCGGGCCACGCCGGCAGGATGCTCAACCACCTGCATAGGGAGGGTTCGCGGTTCACCGATGAACAAACCCTGCGGACACTGTGGCGCGCCCGGACACCGATCGACATAGCCTTCCTGGCCAGAGCGCTGGACACCGGCCTGCCAGGCAAAGTCGGTCTGGTGTGCGACATCGACGATCGCTCCGTAACCGATGTCGCGGCACTGATCGCCGCCCTGGAGACCCTGTCCGTCGGCATCCTGGCGAACCGAGTCCTCGACGCCGTGGTCCACGACTGGGACCACCACCGTCAGGCCCACCTGGTGATCGCGCTGGAAGAGCGCTCCCTGACCGGCTGCGCCCAGCGTCTTGAGCAGGGTGCCCGCGGTTCCAGAACCTTCACCGAGGCGCTGGCCGGCCTGCGCAGCGCGCAGAAGGAGACCGTCTGGCAGGCTTTGACATTCTGGTGGCCCAGAGACGGGTGGCACGGCAGAACCGGACGTACACACCGAACACCCTCACCCCACGACCACGCGCTGTACATCGTCAAGGACGACGACACGGTCTACAGCATCGCCGTGCGCTACGGCGTGCGCTGGGCCGCCATCGTCGAAGCCAACGACCTGCCCATCCCTTTTACCCTGCGACCGGGGCAACAGCTTCGTATTCCCTTCCAAAACGATGGAAACCGGTTCGTTCCCCCGGAGTTTCCCCGCCGACTCGTCCCCGGGCGCACGCATCCCAGTGCCCGGGAGCTTCAAGCAGCCCTTAAACAAGCCGGCTACATGCCCACCTGGGTGGTCGACAGCGACCACTACGGTGTCGCCACCAGCCAGGCCGTCGCCCGCTTCAACAGCGAGCACCGTCTGTCCCAGAACCCGCACGGCCGGTCTGATCCCGTAATCAGCCACAGAGGCTGGGATCTCCTGCACCGGATCGCCCACGGCAAACGCTCCCACGCGTACGGGATCACGGACGACCTGGACGTCCCGCCACGTCAGATCTGGTCCGGAACGCCCGGAGACGACGATCAGGACCAACTCGAAGTAGAACTCGAAGTTGGGCCGGAGTTCGAGGAGAGCTCCGCGGACGCCGACCAACTCCCCGAAACTATGTGGTATCCACCCTGA
- a CDS encoding effector-associated constant component EACC1 — translation MKVTVSVSLEDADSAERQLRSLNEWLLADTACRRHARPALGPGAVAVPGAQGGLVEVLNLVLGTGFNAASLALAIASWRRSRPQRTTLVVERADGTRVTLTGGTDEDAGRLLAELERDQT, via the coding sequence GTGAAGGTCACGGTCAGCGTGAGTCTGGAAGATGCCGACAGCGCTGAGAGACAGCTGCGGTCCCTGAACGAGTGGCTGCTGGCCGACACAGCCTGCCGTCGCCACGCCCGCCCCGCACTGGGGCCCGGCGCCGTTGCGGTTCCGGGGGCGCAGGGCGGTCTCGTCGAAGTGCTGAATCTTGTGCTGGGTACCGGTTTCAACGCCGCTTCGCTGGCCCTGGCGATCGCCTCCTGGCGGCGCAGCCGACCCCAGCGGACGACGCTCGTCGTCGAACGCGCGGACGGCACCAGAGTCACTCTCACCGGAGGAACGGACGAGGATGCGGGGCGCCTGCTCGCCGAGTTGGAGCGGGATCAGACGTAA
- a CDS encoding glycoside hydrolase family 3 C-terminal domain-containing protein has translation MVRIVPCGSDATCCGSGAQRGQGLSSGRPYAICRHVRRADATVQAFFPGDEGAAAIAGVLSGRIHPSGRLPVQIPGDLAGQPGTYLVPPLASGATA, from the coding sequence ATGGTCCGGATCGTGCCCTGCGGTTCCGACGCCACGTGTTGTGGATCAGGTGCCCAACGTGGGCAAGGACTGTCGTCGGGCCGCCCGTATGCCATCTGCCGACATGTGCGAAGGGCCGACGCGACCGTGCAGGCGTTCTTCCCCGGCGACGAAGGCGCGGCGGCGATCGCCGGTGTCCTGTCCGGGCGGATCCATCCTTCGGGACGCCTGCCCGTGCAGATCCCGGGCGACCTGGCCGGTCAGCCGGGAACCTACCTGGTGCCGCCGCTCGCCTCAGGAGCGACGGCGTGA
- a CDS encoding fibronectin type III-like domain-contianing protein: protein MAQLYLTDPVASVTRPVRQLIGFTRVDLAAGETGGRGVRGPRGYGQLHRTGPPAARRARKDHPVLPAARGGRSAVEQGAPDVPRQAAGGLLHRAAADQERLQGRHQRLVAVVRVAGQDHGDRVGEARRPAGHAHDDSERPGGQVDRAGYDLAPLVSRAGRRDGGAHARVGDLREGRGAADAGHRRRRTPGRHGAARQARPVKPGHGP from the coding sequence GTGGCTCAGCTGTATCTCACCGACCCGGTCGCCTCGGTCACCCGCCCCGTCCGCCAGCTGATCGGTTTCACCCGTGTCGACCTCGCCGCCGGTGAGACCGGGGGTCGTGGAGTTCGCGGTCCACGCGGATATGGCCAGCTTCACCGGACGGGACCTCCGGCGGCGCGTCGAGCCCGGAAGGATCATCCTGTCCTACCAGCAGCACGCGGCGGACGATCCGCAGTGGAGCAAGGTGCCCCGGACGTTCCGCGACAAGCTGCCGGAGGGCTCCTACATCGCGCAGCTGCAGATCAAGAACGTCTCCAAGGACGACATCAACGGCTGGTCGCTGTCGTTCGAGTCGCCGGACAGGATCACGGCGACCGAGTCGGCGAAGCTCGACGCCCGGCAGGGCATGCGCACGACGATTCAGAACGACCCGGCGGACAAGTTGATCGAGCCGGGTACGACCTCGCCCCTCTGGTATCGCGCGCAGGACGGAGAGACGGCGGCGCACACGCCCGCGTGGGCGACCTTCGCGAAGGGCGGGGCGCGGCCGACGCAGGACACCGACGGCGACGGACTCCCGGACGACATGGAGCAGCGCGCCAAGCTCGACCCGTCAAGCCAGGACACGGACCGTGA
- a CDS encoding SMI1/KNR4 family protein, which translates to MNALDALVRLCPPPANPLPAVDWAQAERALGAALPADYKQLVETYGDGVFDETIWLLVPGSAYDKCNLHAQTTERDGVLAGLWEVGEEKPAGLLEAGARILPWAFEGLTGAFLYWLVRPGQQPDEWTVLYNEGQGPLWEPHDMGCLAFLLEVLTGTAETEYFGYLYEVLQPTEHRFATADQILGTSGQ; encoded by the coding sequence ATGAACGCCCTCGATGCCCTCGTCCGCCTCTGTCCGCCGCCCGCCAATCCTTTGCCCGCGGTGGACTGGGCGCAGGCCGAACGCGCCCTCGGTGCGGCTCTGCCCGCCGACTACAAGCAGCTCGTCGAGACATACGGCGACGGCGTCTTCGACGAGACGATCTGGCTGCTCGTCCCCGGCTCCGCCTACGACAAATGCAACCTGCACGCGCAGACGACAGAACGGGACGGGGTCCTGGCCGGACTGTGGGAGGTGGGCGAGGAGAAGCCCGCCGGCCTGCTGGAGGCGGGGGCGCGGATCCTGCCGTGGGCATTCGAGGGGCTCACGGGGGCGTTCCTTTACTGGCTGGTACGGCCCGGTCAGCAGCCCGACGAGTGGACCGTGCTCTACAACGAGGGGCAGGGCCCGCTGTGGGAGCCCCACGACATGGGGTGCCTCGCCTTCCTGCTGGAGGTGCTCACAGGAACAGCGGAAACGGAGTACTTCGGCTACCTCTACGAGGTGCTGCAGCCGACGGAGCACCGCTTCGCGACGGCCGACCAGATCCTCGGAACGTCCGGGCAGTGA
- a CDS encoding peptidase inhibitor family I36 protein has protein sequence MTNLFRSTRIKAAAAAASTVLLAGTGVTLGAAPAHAAKSDCPAGALCVWTQPDYRGTMGKVYGNNNDLTIYYAFNNVKSLYNNGNDCDVAIYTGKNRSGYSMTIDRGDAIPELSVNSVFYNDIASNYWSCPWPA, from the coding sequence ATGACGAATCTGTTCAGGAGTACCCGTATCAAGGCGGCCGCTGCTGCCGCCAGCACCGTGCTCCTCGCGGGCACGGGAGTCACCCTCGGGGCGGCACCGGCCCACGCGGCCAAGTCCGACTGCCCGGCGGGCGCACTGTGCGTCTGGACCCAGCCCGACTACCGCGGCACCATGGGCAAGGTCTACGGAAACAACAACGACCTGACGATCTACTACGCGTTCAACAACGTGAAGTCGCTCTACAACAACGGCAACGACTGCGACGTCGCCATCTACACGGGCAAGAACCGCAGTGGCTACTCGATGACGATCGACCGCGGAGACGCCATCCCCGAACTGAGCGTGAACAGCGTCTTCTACAACGACATCGCCTCCAATTACTGGAGTTGTCCCTGGCCCGCCTAG
- a CDS encoding DUF6207 family protein, which yields MWHGPAWWSWRSPPPATRPRSPSRPRSPNGWTTATTDRTTRGPGQPGVRLRRYARP from the coding sequence ATGTGGCACGGCCCGGCCTGGTGGTCGTGGAGATCGCCGCCGCCGGCGACGCGACCGCGCTCGCCCTCCAGGCCGCGATCGCCGAACGGTTGGACGACCGCCACCACCGACCGTACGACCCGGGGCCCCGGGCAGCCCGGCGTCCGGCTGCGCCGGTACGCACGACCTTAA
- a CDS encoding ester cyclase — translation MMPPESVESVMNRFVEFINTANEDLAREVISPNAVFHAPSHPEPLRGPEGYMEVIGMMRSGLPDVQWTLEEMVREGDTVAARFTMRGTHEGEFFGIPASGNKVSVQAMNFYYLADGRIVGERGQPDLLGVMQQIGAVPAP, via the coding sequence ATGATGCCGCCGGAATCTGTCGAGTCAGTAATGAACCGCTTCGTCGAGTTCATCAACACGGCCAACGAGGACCTTGCCCGCGAGGTCATTTCTCCCAACGCAGTGTTTCACGCACCGAGTCACCCGGAACCGCTTCGAGGCCCCGAGGGCTACATGGAAGTCATCGGGATGATGCGCAGCGGACTCCCGGACGTCCAGTGGACCCTGGAAGAGATGGTCAGGGAAGGCGACACGGTGGCTGCGCGGTTCACCATGCGCGGCACGCACGAGGGCGAGTTCTTCGGGATCCCTGCGAGCGGCAACAAAGTCTCGGTGCAGGCCATGAACTTCTACTACCTGGCCGACGGCCGGATCGTCGGCGAGCGAGGCCAGCCCGACCTCCTCGGAGTCATGCAGCAGATCGGTGCCGTACCGGCGCCGTGA
- a CDS encoding PadR family transcriptional regulator: MLELAILGFLAEGSLPGHELRRRVSQLTGYTRPVSDGSLYPAINRLAKAGLLERCADPGAGAARYVLSLTDAGRTELLNRLRKPADHEITDFTRFFTVLAFLSHLPDVSEQHAVLRRRLEFLEEPASFFYSGDRPLRAEEVPDPYRRGMLLTARAISSAERAWLHRVLDGDEPTESASFPLDEPAS, from the coding sequence ATGCTGGAACTAGCGATACTGGGCTTCCTGGCCGAGGGCTCCCTGCCCGGACACGAGCTACGCCGCCGGGTCTCACAGTTGACCGGGTACACGCGGCCGGTCAGCGACGGCAGCCTGTATCCGGCGATCAACCGCCTCGCCAAGGCGGGCCTGCTGGAGCGGTGCGCCGACCCGGGTGCGGGCGCAGCGCGGTACGTACTGAGCCTGACCGACGCCGGGCGCACTGAGCTGCTGAATCGGCTGCGCAAGCCGGCCGACCACGAGATCACCGACTTCACCCGCTTCTTCACCGTCCTGGCGTTCCTCTCCCACCTGCCCGACGTGTCCGAACAGCACGCGGTGCTGCGCAGACGGCTGGAGTTCCTGGAGGAACCGGCGAGTTTCTTCTACTCCGGTGACAGGCCGCTGCGAGCCGAGGAGGTCCCGGACCCCTACCGGCGCGGCATGCTGCTCACCGCCCGCGCCATCAGCAGCGCCGAACGCGCCTGGCTGCACAGGGTTCTGGATGGCGACGAGCCCACCGAGAGCGCTTCCTTCCCGCTCGACGAACCTGCAAGCTGA
- a CDS encoding NADPH:quinone reductase: MLASWYDEQGPAADVLHVGDLPDPTPGPGEVRVRVNVSGVNPGDTKKRRGWLGSSMPHPRVIPHSDAAGVIDAVGDGVDARRVGQRVWVYGAQSYRPSGTAAQFTVVPADLAVPLPDHLSDELGASLGIPGITAHRTVFSDGPVDGHLVLVHGVLGGVGSLAAQLARWGGATVIGTVRHGSDLDRVDPAVVTHAVALDADDPVTAIRAHAPNGVHRIVEVALSDNADLDNAVVENGAVIAAYATRDDRPRLPFWPLLFNNVTLRMIGSDDFPVAAKRQAVRDVTAAAAVGMLTVAIGDLYPLEKIAQAHDRVDAGGRGRVLVTIPS; this comes from the coding sequence ATGCTTGCGTCCTGGTACGACGAACAGGGCCCTGCCGCCGATGTCCTGCACGTTGGCGACCTGCCCGATCCCACCCCCGGCCCGGGCGAGGTCCGCGTCCGCGTCAACGTTTCGGGCGTCAATCCCGGCGACACCAAGAAGCGGCGCGGCTGGCTCGGCTCCTCGATGCCGCACCCGCGGGTGATCCCGCACAGCGACGCCGCCGGAGTCATCGACGCCGTGGGCGACGGGGTCGACGCCCGCCGCGTCGGACAGCGGGTCTGGGTGTACGGCGCCCAGTCCTACCGCCCCTCCGGCACCGCCGCCCAGTTCACTGTCGTACCCGCGGATCTGGCCGTCCCGCTGCCCGACCACCTCAGCGACGAACTCGGCGCCAGCCTGGGCATCCCCGGGATCACCGCCCACCGCACCGTGTTCAGTGACGGCCCCGTCGACGGACACCTCGTGCTCGTGCACGGGGTGCTCGGCGGCGTCGGCTCTCTGGCCGCGCAGCTCGCCCGGTGGGGCGGCGCGACGGTGATCGGGACCGTGCGGCACGGCAGCGACCTGGACCGCGTCGACCCCGCCGTGGTCACCCACGCCGTGGCGCTCGACGCGGACGACCCCGTCACCGCGATCCGCGCGCACGCTCCCAACGGGGTGCACCGAATCGTCGAAGTGGCCCTGTCCGACAACGCGGACCTGGACAACGCCGTCGTCGAGAACGGCGCGGTTATCGCTGCCTATGCCACGAGGGACGATCGGCCCCGACTTCCCTTCTGGCCCCTGCTGTTCAACAACGTCACGCTGCGCATGATCGGCAGCGACGACTTCCCCGTTGCAGCGAAACGGCAGGCGGTGCGCGACGTCACCGCCGCAGCCGCGGTCGGCATGCTGACCGTCGCCATCGGCGACCTGTACCCGCTGGAAAAGATCGCCCAAGCCCACGACCGTGTCGACGCCGGCGGCCGAGGTCGCGTACTGGTGACCATCCCCAGCTGA
- a CDS encoding LLM class flavin-dependent oxidoreductase, with amino-acid sequence MRFSINIPNFGDFADLRNVATVAAAAEQAGWDGLFVWDHVLHRQHQGRPFGDPWMLLTAAALATSRLRLGTLLTPVPRYRPQQLARQVATLDYLSGGRVIFAAGLGGPIEDEYHSFGDAAEPRLLAERLDEGLELLRRFWSGEPVNHHGRHYEARDVTLLPAAVQRPGPPVWIGGFWPRRPPMRRAARWDGVVPLFETARHGHVPDVAEVRDLVGYVRKHRAAGAEHPFEFVLGGATPPDAAKARDVIGPLHDAGATWWDERQVQTGPDLDHLPPVLQRIEAGPPVV; translated from the coding sequence ATGCGCTTCTCCATCAACATCCCCAACTTCGGTGACTTCGCGGACCTTCGTAACGTGGCGACCGTGGCGGCTGCGGCCGAACAGGCCGGCTGGGACGGGCTCTTCGTCTGGGACCACGTACTGCATCGACAACACCAGGGGCGCCCCTTCGGAGACCCGTGGATGCTGTTGACCGCGGCCGCGCTGGCGACTTCCCGGCTCCGGCTGGGCACCCTGCTGACGCCGGTCCCCCGTTACCGTCCGCAGCAACTCGCTCGCCAGGTGGCCACCCTGGACTACCTCAGCGGCGGCCGGGTGATCTTTGCGGCAGGTCTGGGCGGTCCGATCGAGGACGAATACCACAGCTTCGGCGACGCCGCCGAGCCACGCCTCCTCGCCGAGCGGCTGGACGAGGGACTGGAGCTGTTGAGGCGCTTCTGGTCCGGCGAGCCGGTGAACCACCACGGCCGGCACTACGAGGCCCGGGACGTGACACTGCTGCCCGCCGCCGTGCAGCGGCCCGGTCCGCCGGTGTGGATCGGCGGGTTCTGGCCGCGTCGCCCGCCCATGCGGCGGGCAGCGCGGTGGGACGGTGTGGTACCGCTCTTCGAGACGGCCCGGCATGGTCATGTGCCGGATGTGGCCGAGGTGCGGGATCTGGTCGGCTATGTGCGAAAACACCGTGCGGCTGGGGCCGAGCACCCCTTCGAGTTCGTGCTCGGCGGTGCCACGCCCCCGGACGCGGCAAAGGCCAGGGACGTGATCGGTCCGCTGCACGACGCTGGCGCCACCTGGTGGGACGAGCGACAGGTCCAGACCGGCCCTGACCTGGACCACCTGCCTCCAGTACTGCAGCGCATCGAGGCAGGGCCGCCGGTGGTTTGA
- a CDS encoding transporter substrate-binding domain-containing protein, translating into MGGHPAFAACAGLAPGQRRAARGLLPPPAAGCDPLPGRGRNLLAGDARGLPRLGDDITWREAPATERTRLLVRGEVDFIVASYQITDEREADVDFTGPYLSARQDLLVCADDRAPDMTDLNDMTLCSVTGSTSAQVVQEDLAPGVELTECASYSECLTAMDRGQVDALTTDDSLLAGYASQGGNPGDYRLAGLELSTENLYGVGVPQGETELRDDIDAAIDQMIADGSWAKAAAANRTRSAAAR; encoded by the coding sequence ATGGGCGGCCATCCGGCCTTTGCTGCCTGTGCCGGCCTGGCTCCAGGGCAGAGACGGGCAGCCCGAGGGCTACTGCCACCGCCAGCTGCTGGATGCGATCCGCTACCTGGTCGCGGGCGGAATCTCCTGGCGGGCGATGCCCGCGGACTTCCCCGACTGGGGGACGACATCACGTGGAGGGAGGCTCCCGCCACCGAGCGCACGAGGCTCCTGGTACGCGGCGAGGTCGACTTCATCGTCGCCAGCTATCAGATCACCGACGAGCGGGAAGCAGACGTCGACTTCACCGGCCCCTACCTCTCCGCCCGCCAGGACCTGCTGGTTTGCGCCGATGACCGGGCCCCCGATATGACGGACCTCAACGACATGACGCTGTGCTCGGTCACCGGCAGTACCTCCGCGCAGGTCGTGCAGGAGGACCTGGCACCGGGCGTGGAGCTCACGGAGTGCGCGTCCTACTCGGAATGCCTCACCGCCATGGATAGAGGCCAGGTCGATGCCTTAACCACCGACGACTCCCTCCTCGCCGGATACGCCTCCCAAGGTGGGAATCCCGGTGACTACCGGCTGGCCGGACTGGAACTCAGCACCGAGAACCTGTATGGCGTAGGTGTGCCCCAGGGCGAGACTGAACTGCGCGACGATATCGACGCAGCGATCGACCAGATGATCGCGGACGGCTCCTGGGCGAAGGCCGCTGCTGCCAACAGGACGAGATCAGCCGCCGCGAGATAG